The DNA sequence AGTCATTGCGAAATTGAAGGGGggtgcttggcttttttctttgtgtatatatttgtttgtttttaaatttaggtgtttttgcttttgaagtggggaagcaataaaggaaatgtcgtcgatatcacttttgcactgagctcagttttgcccaattgaccaatggaaatccacgtaacatatgaaatagcaatatcaatcaatcaatcaatcaatgacgcttatatcgcgcatattccgtgggtacagttctaggcgctctgcagtaatgccgtgtgagatgaaattttatacggccagtaattgcagccatttcggcgcatatttacctttcacggcctattattccaagtcacacgggtataggtagacaattattaaccggctgtgcctaagcaattttgccaggaaagacccttttgtcaatcgtgggatctttaacgtgcacacccaatgtagtgtacacggggggtgggggggggggggggttggacaccgaagagagtctgcacacaaagttgactctgaaataaatttccgccgaacctgggatcgaactcacgctaacagcggccaactgaatacaaatccagcgcgctaccaactgagctatatccccgccccaatataggcctcatattgattgattgattgatgtgacCGAGACACGGCGCCGGCAGCGTAGGTCACGATCAGGTCACTAACATTCGTAACCTTGGTTAGGTGAAAAAGAGGCCTGTCTGCACCTTTGTGTTGCATAACCCGCCGTGGACCGAAAAGGTAATGTGACCGACCACCAGCGCCAGCAGTATAGGTCACGATCAGGTCAGGTGGACTGCATCACTGGATGTAATTTATAACTGCTTCTGAAATATGCTCCCAGAAAATAAGGATCAGTACTTTGAAGctccatatctctgaaactacaAATAATGAAATTGTTTAACTGGCTATATAATTATGCTCGGAAAGGCCATTCTtctactttttctttttctgcgttctcCCCGTACCTAGGAGAAAAACGCGTATGTGACCGCTTTTAAGTTCCCACCACATTGGGGGTCACATTCCGTCTTCGGGGAGGATGAGTACTTtggtacgtgtgtttgtgtagccgGCATTCACCCGTCAATATTTTAATAGCATCATGCTTTAACCCATTTCTTTCTAGGGAGATTTTTTCTAAGGGCTTACAAAAATAAGATATTttattatcagatcagcttgtaaaggagatactatttaaaagaaaaaaaaagaagtcgaaTGCGTGGtgacaactgccgctccgactgaggGGGGATTTActaaaaagaaaggaagggggtggggggggggaggtgttcgGGAAGAGGTCGAGGGCAAAGGGatacagagccgatacgattacgatgttgaggggggggggggggggcagcaaataTGTGCATGCACGTGGTGGTCAGTAACATTTTTCACACAACTTGCCGTTTGCTTTTAATCCTACTTACATATGTTCATTTCTCTTGTGTTATTTTATTTCTGTCAGAAGAAAAGGGATGAATGAAAGACATGACCGGCTGGATAAAATatatctgagtgaaacgttacTTCTTCAAGAGTCCgtctttgatttcttttttctcttattTTTAACAATTTAGATTGATTTTATTTATGTCAATTTCTCGCGAAAACATTGTTTTCAATGCTGACTGGTGCGTggtgtcttggtgcgtggttcgaACATGACTGTGGTGTCCAGCTCAAGTCGTGtcttccgcgtgtgatgtttgaagtggGCCTATTTGGACGAAGCTAAGTAGATGGGGAGTACGAACATCAGCAGATtccacgattttatgatcctaCCGGGgataagagacagagactgtcaagtgctcttacaTGAACCAGTCTGTCCGATCGAGTCAAGGTGTGATTTTTGCGTTCTACTTACACGCCTGTATTCTCAGCTCACAACTCCTCGCAAAACATCTCAAAGAAAAGTGACATTGCATGAGTCGGAAAGATAATAGGAAAGATTtagacctcagaatagggtcaATTAGAGACGATAAACCAAAGCACAAAGAATACTACACAGCATTacgtggtttttttgcacgcgATCTGTTTCTTGTAAGGCACGCAATAAGGAcgcctgttaacccgtgatttgtaaaaatttaaacaaaaaatgtaattcttttttcatgtctttcttgtcccatcgctgagaaattcggatcgcttcctcccagtggaaagctagcaagcgatgggacaagaaatacatacacaaaaatatatataatagatcccttgactttggggtagcacgactaggttgctgctagctttccactgggaggaagtgaccctaatttcccagcgatgggacaatctataaatgaaaaacaaatctgaaaaaaatcttatagatcccttgactttcggggtagcgcgactctgtagttgctgctagctttccattgggaggaagcgacccgaatttcccagcaatggaacAATCTAGTaaggaaaaaaaataatctaatatatcccttgacttggggatagtgcgactctgttgctgctagctttccattgggtgGAAGCGACCCGACTTTCGCAGCGTTCGGgcaatctagtaatgaaaaaaaaatcaaaaaaaatccaatagatcccttgacttaagggtagcgcgactctgttgctgctagctttttattgggaagaagcgacccgaatcttccagcgatgagacaatctagaaatctaatagatcccttgacttgggatgTTAAGCTACTGGGATtggggcgaaatgggataacggcgatccgggattgcgccaaaatgggatgtggagctaatggtacatgacatggtggtaaaatgacacttggcctgagaaatgtcgccaaaatgcgatgggggcgaattgggataacggcgaaacgggactaatagatcccttgactttggggtagtgcgactctgttgctgctagctttccactgggaggaagcgaccggaatttcccaatgatgggacatcctagtaatgaagaaaaaaaccaatcttaaaattaacagagtcgcaatACCCCTAAAGTCAAGGGgtttcgtttttgtcccttgactttgaggatgacaagaaaatatcgggcgcaaaaacgtgatttgtaaaaacatttttacaaatagcgaggcgcgccccgcgatttgtaaaaatgtttttacaactGGCGGGGCGCGCTCCGTGatttgtaattattttttttacatttttacaaatcacgggttaacaacggCTTATTGCTACACAAAGCATCTAGTGGGCAACGAATTCTgatttttttaagtttttttgtgtgagtaagaatattttttatgtgcaccccaaccccctccccaaagTTGATTTGGTACGAtgaaaagataagaaaatcTTCCAAGCCATTTGGTCGTTTCAATGACGTAAACTagttataattaaaaaaaaactaaaacccaTGTGCCTACTTTTTTATGACGTGTAGAATAGACCTCCGAACCGCATATCTACACTATGTTGTATTCCAACCATCCCCTAACTTAATAGGTCTGGCACTGACAAACATATCTGACTGCCCAACCGACCATCGCGTGCGATCCAGAGCAACTGAATAATAGTGACTATCCACAATAGAACAATTTAATTCCAACCAAAATGGTACGGAACAGTTTCCTATCTATATGCGTTGGAAGGCGTCTGCATTTAGAGTAATGTTTGTCCCGGGCTAAAGTATTTTAATGTATATTCAGAACTCATTCTCGTCATATGGACATAATACAGTTAACTTGTTTTAGTTTGCCAAGTTGTACCTTGTATTCATATAAATTAACAATCCTTGTGTAAAAGAACAAACGGGTGTAGCTCGGTTGGTTTGACAGGAACACGGCGACAATAAACATTTCCAGCTGACGACGGTGGTCAACTCAACCGGACCAATGATGTGTGACCTATGAAGTAGGATCCTTTACAGTGAATTGCAATTGTTGTGTCTGCTGCTCTCTCATCATGTACTTGAAAGCCCTTTACATCAGTCTTTCATGACAAACCTTGCTTTAACAATTGCCTCTTGAAAAAGCACTGATTTCAATTAGTAACATAGTGACAGCTTAGGGTAACCTTCGCCTACATTCTCTTGCTAAGTGtgtacagagaggaagagagagagagagagagagagagagagagagagagagagagagacagagagagacagagagagagagagagacagagagagagagagtgagagagacttagacttagacttagaacattttattgacataaatggtaaacattttaagccaagggcctaatcttacaacgtgccctttacattcacactaacacatccgcacgcatataaccaacataatataatgaaatcatataggcataacatgtaaatgtacagtaaataggcataagcaccacggccacacgaaacacacAGTCTAATAAATatacgaagtaaaacaatatgaatactatatgctattaatatgtaatatgacgtgaatataattatatagtaatattaatatagtatacattagacagaactgtaagattcacataattatgtcaccGTGGGTGTGTACTTACAGAGAACAGTTTAGATGTTTTTTTAAGGAAGATTTAAAGATATTTACAGATTTGCTAGTTttaacattcgaaggaagagagttgcaccttgacggcccagcaaaggagagagagagagagagagagagagagagagagagagagagagagagagagagagagagctcagaactcagaactttattacataaggataaaggttttaggcttagcctaatcttccaacctgtccttggaacatactacagagaataattgtaaacgaaagcaaagactgcgcacatacacacacacacacacacacacatccacacacacaccctcgtatgcacacacacgcacacacaagctcacacacacttacacacacacacacacacacacacacacacacacgcacacacacacacacacatgcacacatatacacacacacatgctcgcgcgcgcgagcgtgcgctcgcttacctacacacatgcacatgctatcatttcatacctaaaaggagcagtatctaatcaaagtattaaaggTCAACCACATTGCTCGGTCAAAACAATTCTGCTGAGAGAACATTACTAAATAGTACCAGATGCAAAATATTGGCAAGCAAAGTCCTTTGGTTTAATAGATATCGATCAATGAAAGTGGGTTTTCATACCTGCAATTAAGGGTAAGGGAAGTAAGAATCTAAAACGCAGCCATGGCTGATCTCCCCTCGCAGTGACGTCAGCAGCTGTATTGGCATGGCAGACCATGAAGAAAACAGTGAAACAAGCAGCGTTTCTTCACTGGAACTATCGTGCTACAGTAGTGATTTTGAGGTTTTGAATGAACACGATCTTCAACCATACCAGTTTGAACCTGAGCTGTCCGATGCTGAGGTTGAGGAAACACCCGACAGAGACGATTTTAGCGAGTCTCTCGATCGTTTGATGTCCACCAACTGGTAAGAAACTACCACTGATTCAGTGATTGTGAGACTCTTCCTCGTATATATTCCTATTATAGAATCGATTCTGGTAGAGCTTGTTTTGCAGTCAGTAATTTGTAAAGTTTGTGCGAtgtcttcttttacccttgatGCAATTCATGCATGCCAGAAAGTGATGCGCATTCCTGATTAtaattttagtcaaaacatcaTCCTACTGAGTAGTCAGTATGCCCACTCAATCATTGCTAGTAGCAGTCCCCAAAACTAAAACTAGCCAAATCAGTACACGTATGAATATACCAATGTTCCAATGGAATAACAATTTATTATGGTTTTGTCTAGACATAATGGTCACTACCATTGGTTGTGAATTTGTCCATTTCAGTTGTTTTACTGCCTTAGTAGATCaatttttttgtgtgagtttgtAGACTGCAGAGAATTTGAACTAAACTTGtatcaaattttgtgtgtgcaggtgtcagTGCGCAAACTGTGCAGGCATGGGCTCAATCCGAGAATGCCGCTGTTGTCAAGAAATTCCAGAAATGGAATCACTGATAGTAAGCACAGGGGTGGGCTGCATCACTGACCACCCTGGCTTCAAATCAGTGTGCTTGGACCACTATGTCTTGGAGACATGCTATCACTGGTACAACCAGCAGTATGGGAGGGCTATACAGGATGCTAATGAgtaagttatttttttttagaattgtaATCATGATACTATAAATAGGTTTATGTCATAGATGtgcaaaaacaaataacaataaaataaaaaaatgaaaattaattgtcagatattcatttttatttcaagaCAATTCATTCATTCGCATGTGCTAATTCTGAGCAAAGCAATATGGGGAATGTTTTCAAGTATCCTGATTGTACACTTTGTGtactgtggactgggtggccgagtggtaacgcacttgcgctcggaagcgagaggttgcgagttcgaccctgggtcagggcgttagcaattttctcccccctttcctaacctaggtggtgggtgctagtctttcggatgagacgaaacgccgaggtcccttcgtgtacactacattggggtgtgcacgttaaagatcccaccattgacaaaagggtcttgtgtgtggtgcacgttatatgtctttcggatgagatgaaaaaccgaggtccctttgtgtacactacattggggtgtgcacgttaaagatcccacgattgacaaaagggtctttcctggcaaaattgtatcggcatagataaaaatgtccaccaaaatacccgtgtgacttggaataataggccgtgaaaagtaggatatgcgccgaaatggctgcgatctgctggccgatgtgaatgcgtgatgtattgtgtacaaaaaattccatctcacacggcataaataaatccctgcgccttgaatatgtgcgcgatataaattgcataaaatgtttttttaaatccctgcgcttagaactgtacccacggaatacgcgcgatataagcctcatattgattgattgattgatactgtcATTAATACTGaatgcttgtttttctttccaggCAGTATCGGTATGTAGCTTACCGCATGCTTGTGCGGTGGGTCTGGAAATGGCTGGGAGAGACATCAGGATCACCTTACCAGCTTGTGCGGTTGCAAGAATTAGAGAACAGTTTCCTAGTGCAGATGGGCAGTACGTGGGTTATAGggacccacgacctcccgatcacagggcggacgccttaccactaggccaccgtgccggtttgtcttattagtgcagtagacgaattctggcattgtagagtgacatactgtgtccggtcagcaagatacgatttaaagaagtcacagaccgaatcgtttctcaaataatagtgagcgagagagagagagagagagagagagagagagagagagagagagagagagagagagagagagagagagagagacggacggaatGACGGGCGGGCGGGCAggcttacagacagacagatagacagacagtcagtcagacagacagacagacagacagacagacagacatacagacagacaggaaaagagagagaaagagagagacacatacacacatacagacggacggacgcgcagacagacagacagacagacagacagacagacagacagacagacagacagacagacagacagacagacagacatattgaatgactgactgagaaGTGGCGGACGATGACAGAAACATAGACATATTTATACGGTGATATCAACACCATCATGGGTTGACTAACTCTGTAAGTATGCTTTGGTACAGATCTGGAAGAACATTTTATGAAAACAGTACCACTGGTACGCGTGATTATTGACACGTAGTGTTTTCGGTAACCGCTCTTTTCATTTTTGGTGCGTCGATGTATTTTCTCATTCATATTCGAGCATAATCATGTTCTCGGCTTTCAGTGTCAGTGAGTACTAAACGCAGGGGAGACCTAATTGGGTAATACTGTCATGTATTTTAAATTTCAACAATATCGGGAAGATTTAAGTCGGGaaagtcgggggggggggggggggggggtcagagagatgATGACTATCAGAGACTTGCCAATTCAAggatttcatccaaaatgttgtctAATCTTATCAAGCTGAGCTAAGTTAtgtgaacacacaaacaaacctttaagaaagattcactcaagCATAACATTCgataaaaacataaaacaacatgACATGCCAATAATCAAATACTAGATCATTAACATGGTAACCACAGGGTAATCAAAATGTATCACTTAACCTTATACAACTATGTACCTAtgttgcaactgttttgacatgtgcaagttatccatagaggttgaatacagcgaatgaaattgttttgagcgttccagcgccgttagttttctgaaatgaatcaatcaatcaatatgaggcttatatagctattctgatgaacacgtgggggaattcgggggctgtggtctcttccgatcatcaaagcataatgctacggaagtcggccatttttctcaatatccaaaagcatattgtcgataacaaagacgcatggttccggtttacccatctgtaccacggcgatgtttctatcgacaacagcatacactgacaacttaaaaagctgtttcaacaactgtgttgtgaaatcgaatgcacttggagtcagtttttcttccaaagtcagaaagcgtgtagcggtgtgcatgcctgcgcgaacatgatgcgcgtaagaagtttgtctgctatcaaaacctgagatcaacgcatcgacgcaaaaactgtcattttgtaagtttggaacaacaaatcaaggtcataacagctatataatcgctattgtgttttcagcgtagcaatagggtccgatatttagactcgaacaagtataatgcgactcgtcttcgactcgtcggcattatacttgtctcgtctaaatatcggaccctattgctacgctgaaaacacaataggtgttaatatcgcgcgtattccgtgggtacagttctaagcgcagggatttttttatgcaatttatatcgcgcacatattcaaggcgcagggatttatttatgccgtgtgagatggaatttgttttacacaatacatcacgcattcacatcggccagcagatcgcagccatttcggcgcatatcctacttttcacggcctattattccaagtcacacgggtattttggtggacattttttttatctatgcctgtacaattttgccagaaaagacccttttgtcaatcgtgggatctttaatgtgcactccccaatgtagtgtacacaaagggacctcgggttttcgtctcatccgaaagactagcacttgaacccaccacctaggttaggaaaggggggagaaaattgctaacgccctgacccagggtcgaactcgcaacctctcgcttccgagcgcaagtgcgttaccactcggccacccagaaaTGTATTGGTCCATGTTAGGCAGTGGTCCATATAAGGCAATCTTCGCTGACGACGGTACGGACATGTTTTTAGCGACCAAACTTATTTGTTGCTCACCGGATGCTTCGTGTAGCTATAAGCCACCGGGGCGTCCTTATTGTGTGCCTTTACGAGAAACAGACCACGTGCAAAAAATACTCGTAATGCTGTGTTGTAGTATTCTTTGTGCTTTGGTTTATCGTATCTAATTAaaaggaccctattctgaggtctcaattCTTTCCACGATCTTCCCGACTcatgcgatgtcacttttcCTTTGAGAGTtttttgccaccatttggcGAGGAGTTGTGAGCTGAGAATACAAGCGTGTAGCCTAATTAAGTAGcacgcgaaaatcacaccttGACTCGATCGGACCGACTGGTTTCTtgtaagagcacttgacagtctcTGCCTCGTACTCTCCACTACTTAGCTTCGTCCAAATAGGCccacttcaaacatcacacgcgAATTTAAAGCTAAGACAAAATAACTTGagctggacaccacatgtgGTACCACGCACTAAGACATTGCCAGCattgaaaaaaatgttttcgcgagaaattcatgtaaataaaatcaagttgaattgttaaaaagaagaagacaaaatcgAAGTCGGACTCTGAAAGgaataacgtttcactcagacATGTTTTATCCAGCCCGTCACGTCTTCATGCATGAAAGCGATTTTcttctgacagaaaaaaaaaacccacagaaaaTAATACAAGGANNNNNNNNNNNNNNNNNNNNNNNNNNNNNNNNNNNNNNNNNNNNNNNNNNNNNNNNNNNNNNNNNNNNNNNNNNNNNNNNNNNNNNNNNNNNNNNNNNNNNNNNNNNNNNNNNNNNNNNNNNNNNNNNNNNNNNNNNNNNNNNNNNNNNNNNNNNNNNNNNNNNNNNNNNNNNNNNNNNNNNNNNNNNNNNNNNNNNNNNTGCATGTGTGTCTTTTAACGCAAGGTAACACATCGACCATTTCTAAAATCAAACAAGTCCGGAAAAAAATTTTCTCACCaatttcgtctttttttttcaacagcACACGTGTCATTTCTCATTGCACGTTAATATAAATACGTAGATATAAGCAACAGGCTTTGCATgcagtaaggccaaaaaaaaaattgtctgtttctggtaacatggctaacaaaaatagggtcagtaggtagggattttttttatttttttttttaccccaaatgtagaccaataaaactaactttaaaaatcgcgcaaagagactggattcactatacatagagacaagacactcaacacatttacaaatcgtcagcggactttcgtttt is a window from the Littorina saxatilis isolate snail1 linkage group LG10, US_GU_Lsax_2.0, whole genome shotgun sequence genome containing:
- the LOC138978204 gene encoding uncharacterized protein; amino-acid sequence: MADHEENSETSSVSSLELSCYSSDFEVLNEHDLQPYQFEPELSDAEVEETPDRDDFSESLDRLMSTNWCQCANCAGMGSIRECRCCQEIPEMESLIVSTGVGCITDHPGFKSVCLDHYVLETCYHWYNQQYGRAIQDANEQYRYVAYRMLVRWVWKWLGETSGSPYQLVRLQELENSFLVQMGSTWVIGTHDLPITGRTPYH